Part of the Gigantopelta aegis isolate Gae_Host chromosome 15, Gae_host_genome, whole genome shotgun sequence genome is shown below.
CAACTGTAAGTGTAATCGCTGTTTACAGAGTCGACGTGTGacatgcaaatgagatggtgtgcacgttactactggcgaatcacaatacccgactacaagatttaagaatgacataattaagttgaataaacctaagacctaatgttttgtttgcaatatattgctgttaatcagaggccatctcaataacaagtaactctccgactattatttttagaagtaccgcctgtgcgcttgtacgcatgcgcactcaactattgaggccctattcgattgacgtgttcagggcaatcattgtttctgtatcaattattacgttatgttgagaagccttgttaataattaaaagattacagatcaatcgtcctaggcggttatgtttttaataaatgtgaccgagaaagggttgttgttcacttattcattagatgcagtgtacgctatatctgttaaacgcaaaagaaacgatttatcacttgcttcccggaaaatgtagcggaaaaaaaaaagactggggggggaggtcgtcaaaaaaaaaataaacataacaaagaccgttattttatggatcgtccctaagtttctgctatattgttagacaccaatcagtcggacctcaccatgaaggtcagtcaattgtgttagaccggtcatgcatgcaatgcagactgctggaactgataacgactcactagccgagcttaactttaattgcttaactatagcaaagtcattatttggggatcacaaataataccaaagcttgccgtatcttttgggatggaaagaacaccataccagcaaatgcatacaagttcacgtaattctattcggtcaatcaacagcccggtaattccggaaactgacgtcattttgtaaacacgtgcaccgatgaaacgtgaactttttgatggttctgttgtttcaagtttatctcattaactacatggctaatacactttgtttacactagtggatggtcagtggggttttttttaatgcacaaagtttgtgtttttttagaaaacgacgccagtttgtgtgtttttagaaaacgacgcccagtgacggacgttgttggttttttagaaaatgatttctggtctggcagattaaatatgctaattatatatatcgatagatatatttttttacatttatatatatctaactgcatgtgacatgtgttaactgtaatagttccggtatgaagtaccgcattatgctagactgtctcccatgccactttgtagttggatggctgttacaaagtgaaagtcggtactctaTCGGTTATACAtaacccggttaattgcacaaaatcgagcagcaccgagggtatgcaaataagcgggtttgactgtatatatatatatatatatatatatatatatatatatattatatatacacaccattTGACAGGCTGGTTACGGGCCTGCTAATCCTGATTTAGGCAAAAATTAACCGTGTAAACTTTGCAACCTTTTTTCTTCGTATTAAAGCACCGATTACTGCGTCCTCGTAAATACAGTAAACAGTTTTGAGAGAAATGCAAATAAACTTCCGAGTGTAGATTGTGACGTCACTAGAAACGGGACATAGTTTGCTTCCCGCACTTTATGATTAAAAGGCTAGCAAAACCATTTGTAGTAGCTGTTACCGATATGATTAGCTATCAGCTATTGGTATCCGTAACAGTAATAGTGTTGTTGCGAAACCTTACCACTATGTGTTAGATGTATCTTGGCGCATATAttgcgggacgtagtccagtggtaaagcactcgcttgatgcgcagtcagtcagggatcgatccccgtcagtgggctcattgggctattactcgatCTAGCTAGTGCAGCttaactggtataccaaaagccgtggtatgagctatcctgtctgtggtatggttcatacaaaagatcccttgcttataatgggaaaatgtaacgggtttcctctctaatatattagaattaccaaatgtttgacatccaatagcctatgattaataaatcaatgtactctactggtgtcgttaaacaaaacaaaaacaaaacttggtGCATATAGTTAAAcagtgtttttgccagagggtaaaacaggtacccaaaaatgtctttctggcagaaacactgttaaATGTATAAGTTCAAAAATGCGCAATTAACATGCCTGAAAAACATACTCAATGTTACTGGTGGGCAAACATCAAAGCTACTCCTAAAACGTATGGTAAGAGCAAAAAGTGatcattatgttttgtttattattacattactgtattacaataataatcAGTAATGTAATCATGTTCTTTGGgattattattagtcccctaccggtcaaACCGGACGGGAATATAGATTTCATcaccgtccttctgtctgtacATCCATCTGTTCCACATATAGTTGTccggatgtttttgttttcacaatacCTTGAGATACAgagctgaaattttatgtatagctttatcatgtgctGTTACAGATTAAGTGTGAAATTTatagcgatttacccattttgacagagttatgacccttgaactgaggagatacgaaaatgtgttttctgggcttttattattattttatttttttgtgcaaTGCATGAAGATatcaagatgaaattttgtatatagcatATTTTTACAGAGCAAGAGTAAcgttcatggcaatttacccatttttcagaTAGGTATGGCCACTGAATTtagaagatatgaaaatttatttGACCCAGTAGGCAACATTTATTGCTTTAGcttcagaatgtttgtttttattactattaactcattatcattatttttactaCAGGAGTATTATGCATACACACACCGTTTGCGAAAGAAGTGGCTTAGAAGTCATTAGAAGGGAGGGCCTTCAGCGGTAAGTATTCAGTTAAATATATTGGAGCTGACAATCAGAAATTGTTACGAACACTGATTCCACAAATGATGACAGTCCACTATTCTCTTTTGTTTGACGTTCGTTTTCTAGAGCACGGTTTGCACAATTAACAACAGATTTGTTGTAGTTTAAATAAGTAAGTGTTTTAATAGAAAAATTCACAAACCTTTAAACCATTTATTCCTTAAAACTACCAATATCAGGTTAAGAttgacccctcccccccccccccccccccccccaaaaaaaagagttaaaatggAGGATGTTGAATTTACATATCAAGATCAACAgtaataatgaaacattttatttcagatcagagatccacAGAATATTATATTCTCACACCAAATtgattatatattgtattatagtttGTGTCAGTGATTTACACAAACAGATTTGACGTAGACACTTGTATATACACAGTATCGTATTCaccataggcgtacaggctGCCATTTGTGGTGGGGGGGGAGgtgcttttgcccgaattaaacgaaaatgtgcgaatctggataacaacatttattcatattcataCTACCAAACAGGTATATAGGGTTCGAAACAAATCACTATACATTtaatacatggattacaactaattttgggggtagaatgatggaaatacatggtaaaaactAAAAAGGTCTCATGTTTACGGTTAGggcattttgcccaaatatcaaGTCTGTAATTTCATTTTTCAGGCAATTGTACTCCTTAGAGAAACCTCGAGACTTGGATGGCCTGCCTGAGAAAGTCGCACACCGGCTGCCAACCATAGAAGAGGAAAGTAAGTTGAGTCGCTAGTTTAGAAACTAATTTGGTGATTATGTTGATCACGTCTATAAAGTTTGAAAccagaggcctaattcactaaactctcgcaactttgctaTCTCGTAGTGCAatatgctaaaagacttgcaaagaggatgctttgttgccTAAGAGAACTTAAGAGAACCTAAGAGAggtttgtgaattaggccccaggaccATAGTACTAATCAAACttatggtttgtttgtttggggtggtggagggtttttctctctttttttttctgaaaaaaaattgttaatataATGCAATTAACCATCTGTTCTCACTTCACTGCTATTGTGTGCTTGTTTAAGTGCCAGTATCCAACAATAAGACTGAcacatgcaatatatatgttgATAGAAACCAAGGCTTATTAAGCATTCCAAGCCTTAACTCCAAGTTAATGTAATGGTAAAAATGTGAGGGCTGGTTAACACAACTATGGTAAATATACCAATGCACCTCTTCGCCATGAGGTGTGATAAGCAGGCTGATTTTGAGAGGGTGTGGGTAAGAGAACGAAAGGAGGGTTAGGATACGGATGTCGATCTATGGCATTAAATTTCGATTTAGTAATGGCTAATTGAAatgaacaatatacatgtatgtgtgtgtgtgtgtgtgtgtgtgtgtatatatatatatatatatgtctaagtGTGATTAACTTTGGTGTTTATCTTCATCAATTGCAGCTCCAGATGACATCAGGTTGTGGTGGATTGAGGAACCAATCAGAATTGAAGACACAATAAAAAGAGAGGAAACGATGAATCAAGCAATCCAGTAAGTATCCAGCTAAATATATTAAAGGAATTAGGAATGGTCCTGAACATGACGGGGAGGTGAATGcaccatattttaattttttatttcgaGGACTGATTAAGATCACTCATTCCAAAAACGATGGTTATGCACTATTCACATTTCACACTATTTACATGATGTTTAGTCCCCATGTATCTCTACGCTGCTAACTAGAAACAAACTGTATAAAAATGGAGGATGTTGTTTGTTCAAATTAACATTCGGTGTGGATCACATGACCTTCCATACACCAGATCAACAATGCCAAGTAATTTAAATTGTATGCTTTTTatgctatatattttatgttccaTTAAAAACTCTAACCTCACTTTTCAGCCCCAACCCCTCTTCTATTGGTTTGGCGGACGAAGTGCCGACTACCTCCAAAAGTAGTAAGTTGTGTAGAACTTGATCAGGGTGTTAAGAAATAATTTGGTGATTATTGTGATCACCACCGTTTGAAGTTTGAAACCAGGGCCATAGCTAAAGTCCTAATCAAAATTAAACCTTGTTTCATTGATTCTTGTTAAACATGATTCATGAAAATCTTTGGAAAGAAAACCGTAACAcactattaaaataatgaagACCTCTTTTTTCTcgttttgctgttgttgtatATACTGTTGTTacgatatataattattattgtaaaatatttgtatatgtacatgtatatatgtttgaatatcaatacacaaataaaaataatgaatttttaaaataacaatatgtgTCCAAAATTGGAAAACActtgtatacacatgtatcatTTTGTTAACACCTTCCTATATAATAATGGAAACATTACGTGTGTTTTTCGTCGTTTCTGTGTGTGCATGGAAGCATGTGGGATAAGTGCTTATTACTATGTACGTATGCTATTAATTTTCTCTAgcttttgtgttatttaatgcTGTCTGTTGCTCTTATGTATAAACTAAGGCACGTTAAAACATGTTAAGGCTTAATGCTTTCGAATTCCCAGTGTCAACACCTAAAATGGCAGCGACCTTTATGTTAAACCACCGGTACATTTTGAACATTATTGAATAAATTATAGTGATAAACTCTCACGGCTGGTTAACATAAATACCATAAATATACCCTAGTTACTTGTTCGTATTGAGCAA
Proteins encoded:
- the LOC121389947 gene encoding uncharacterized protein LOC121389947 isoform X2, encoding MHTHTVCERSGLEVIRREGLQRQLYSLEKPRDLDGLPEKVAHRLPTIEEETPDDIRLWWIEEPIRIEDTIKREETMNQAIHPNPSSIGLADEVPTTSKSSRHVTFSLSATPLGTTTPISSCWQQRQAIDVLLILCCVC
- the LOC121389947 gene encoding uncharacterized protein LOC121389947 isoform X1, producing MHTHTVCERSGLEVIRREGLQRQLYSLEKPRDLDGLPEKVAHRLPTIEEETPDDIRLWWIEEPIRIEDTIKREETMNQAIHPNPSSIGLADEVPTTSKSSRHVTFSLSATPLGTTTPISSCWQQRQAIDVLLILCCVCCECINNGNHSCFPHCYCYYYYYYFI